Within Bifidobacterium dentium JCM 1195 = DSM 20436, the genomic segment GCCGGACTGCCCGCCGCCGAACGCAAGGTGAAGCAGCAGGAATGCGACCTGCACGAGGCACAGGAGCGGATCTCCGATGTGAACAGGCAACGCGAAGCCATCGTCGAACGCATCAAAGGCATTGACGGCGGAACCTTGCAACGGCTGAGCGATGACCTGGAACGCGCCCGACGCGACATGCAGGATGTGCGCTCGCAGCGTCAAAGCATCGTCGAGAAATTCGAGGGCGTCGAAGGTGCATTGCCATCCGACGAGACGTCCTGGAACGCGAAACGTGACGCATTGGCCCGATCCATGGAAACGTTCGACGAACGCATGGGGAATCTGGAATCCAAGCGGGATCGTCTGATCGGCGAGCGCACCGCAGCCAGTCAGGAATGTGCGCAGTTGCGCCGGGACTATGATCGCAAACGCAGGCAGAGGACCCGCATCACCCAGGCGATGGATGAGGCTCGTGCGCTGATCGCGAAGGCGGTGGGCCTGAGCCCGGACGAATTGCCGTATGCGGCGGAGCTGATGGATGTGTGCGAGAGCGACGAACGTTGGCGCACCGCCATGAACGTCACGTATGCGCCGATTGCGCAGACCATTCTTGTCGACAGCCGCCACGAGCGGGGATTCGCGGCGAAGATCAGCGCGATCGATCCGGCGCTGATGATCCGGCGCACCTGGCAGTTCGTGGATGTGGACAAGAGCTATGATTGCACCCGCAATGACGGTTGGATGTCGTCGAAATTGCAGTATTGTGAGGATTCGCCGTTTGCCGGATGGCTGAAGGAACAGACCGCTTCGGCCCGTTTGGACGCATTGTGCGTGGAGACTATCGACGATGCCGCACACGAACGCCGTCAGGTGCAGGCTGATGGTCAGATCAAGTCCGGCGTGCATGGTTTCCATGGCATCAAAGGCATGAATCCGATCATCGGTTTCGTCAATGAAGGCTATCTGACGGAATTGAAGAAACAGCTTGACGAAGCGCATCATAGATTGTCCGATACCGAACGTCGCTGCGGCATGGTGCGCAAGAGCATCGACCTGATGCACGCGGAAAAGAATCTTGCGGATCTGGTCGCGAATATGACGTGGAATAAAATCGATGTGGTCGGTGCGGAAACGCTTGTCGAGAATCTGAAACGGCGAATCGAACAGATTGAAGACAATCCTGAAATGACGCGGCTTGCCGAGCGACGCGAGGAAATCGACAGGCTGCTTGATGAAGCGAATGCCCGCTTCTACCACGCCAAAAGCGAAATGCAATCGACCCAGGCGGCGGTCGATGCCGAACATGCGTGGCTGGAAGCATATGAGGGCATCGAATTTGACGATGATGCGCTATCCGGCGATGTATCGAACATGCTGGCCGACGTATATGAGGGATGTTTCGGTGGTGTGGTCCATGCCGAGGACAGACCGAAGCTGATCGCCGGCGGGAACGATGAGATCGGCGGGCATTCGTTCGAGACACGCGTCGGGCACGCCATGGAACGCGCCATGCGCGAACAGAACGCGGCATTGGGCAAACGTGCAGGGGAGTTGCGTACCGTCGTGGAACAGAGTATGGCCTCCTACTTGGAGAGATACGCTCCCGACGATGATTCCGCGACAGGCGGCGTTGAGGATTACAGGTTCTATCTTGAGGAGCTGCACAGTCTGCAGATGCTCGTCACGCGAGAGGCGACCGACGAAGAATACGCCAACAGCCTCGACAAGCTCACCAAGAATTTCCTGCAACTCAACCGTGCGCTCAACACCGACCAGGAAAACGTCAAGGACCAGCTCGAACGCATCAACGGCATGCTCGCCGGGCAGAAATTCGGCCCGCGCGGCGGCAGGCTGTCCATCGACGTGGAATTCCGCCCCATCGAACGTGCATTCGTCTCATCCTTGAAGGCCACGCTGAACAAGCTCGACGAATGGTTCAGGAACGACAAGGACGATCCTGATGCCACACGCAAGGCATTCACCTCCTGCGCCACGTTCATCGAACGTGTTCGTCGGGAACTGGAACAGGTACGCGACGTGAACGGCATCAGAAGCTACGGCGCACGCAACCTCGACCCGCGTGCACGAAGCACGTTCTACGCCATCGTGCATCATGACGACGGTCCTGACGAGCGCATCAGCTCCACCGGCGGCAAATCCGGCGGCGCCCTGCAGGAACTGACATCGTTCATCTACGGCGCGGCGCTCATCTACCTACTCGGCGGCGACGTGACCGGCAGCCCCACCTATACGACGCTGTTCCTCGACGAGGCCCTCATCAAGGCCGACGGCCGCTACACGCAACGTGCGCTCAACGTGCTGCCTCGTCTCGGCTTCCAAGTCATCGTATCCGCACCGGAAAGCAAGACCGCCGAAATCCTCGGCGTATCCACCAAAGCGTACGTGGCCTACAAGGATCCGTCGGTAGGCCGTTCGTTCCTGCAGGAGCTTACCTCCGAAGACATCGCCCGTCAGGAAGCCGAGCTCCACGATGCAATCGACGACATGCCGGCGGCCCCGAACGATATAGGGCCCACAACGGCCACGATTCTCGAACAGGTGTTCTAAAACACTCCGAAAATGCGGTATCCTTAAGGACTGAAACCCGGAAAAACAGTGAGCGGAGGATCGTTGTGGCTGCGAGGCGGACGAACGCAACAAACGGCGAAGTCGTAGTGGAACGCGTCATGACCAGTGACGCGTTCCTGGCACGAGAAATCAAAAAAGCGCCGATGAAAGCCGAAAACGGTTCGCTGGTAGCTGACTTGAAACACCTGCCCAACGATCTCAAAATCGTCATCCAAGGCGCTCGCGAGCATAATCTCAGGAACGTCGATCTGGAGTTTCCTCGAAACCGTATGGTCGTATTCACCGGTTTGTCCGGATCGGGCAAGTCCTCGCTGGCGTTCGATACGCTGTTCGCCGAGGGCCAGCGTCGCTATGTCGAGTCATTGTCGGCGTATGCACGTCAGTTCCTCGGCCAGATGGACAAGCCCGACGTCGACTTCATTGAGGGACTGAGTCCGGCGGTCTCCATTGATCAGAAGACCACGAACCGTAATCCGCGTTCCACCGTCGGAACCATCACCGAAGTCTATGATTACCTGCGACTGCTGTTCGCCCGTACCGGTATTCCGCATTGTCCGGAATGCGGTTCGCTGGTCAGCGCGCAGACCCCGCAGCAGATGGTCGACGCATTGTTGACGTATCCGGAACGTACGCGATTCCAGATACTTGCGCCGGTGGTACGTGGGCGCAAAGGTGAGTTCGAGGATCTGCTGGAGCTGCTTCGCGGGGACGGCTATGCCCGTGCTCTCATCGACGGTGAGATGAGGCAGCTGTCGGATGATATCAAGCTCGCCAAGCAGAAGAAGCACACTATCGAGGTGGTGGTGGACCGTCTGGTGGTCAAAGACGGTATCCGACAGCGCCTGACCGATTCGGTGGAGACCGCGTTGAAACTCGCCAAGGGCGTGATCGTCGCCGATTTCGTCGATTTGGATGAGAAGGATCCGGACCGACGCAAGCCATTTTCCGAAAAACGGGCATGCCCGAACGGCCATCAACTGGAACTCGACGAGATCGAACCGCGTACCTTCTCCTTCAACGCCCCATATGGCGCATGCCCGGTGTGCACCGGCATCGGATACAAGCTGGAAATCGATCCGGAACTGGTGATTCCCGACCCCGATAAGACGCTCAACGAGGGCGCCATCGAACCATGGGGATTGACCAAGGGCACCGGCGAATATTATCGTCATGTGCTTGAAGGCCTTGGCGATGAGATGGGCTTCAATCTGGACACTCCGTGGAAGAAGCTTCCGGAGGAGGTCCGTCATGCCATCATGTATGGCCGTGATTTCAAGGTGCAGGTCTCATACCGTAACCGTTGGGGCCGCATGCGCGAGTATTCGACCGGTTTCGAGGGCGTGGTCCGCACGCTCATGCGCCGCCATGATGAAACCGACTCCGACCAGATGAAACAGTACTACGAATCGTATATGCGTGAAGTGCCATGCCAGGCATGCCATGGTCGTCGGTTACGTCCGGAAGTGCTGGCCGTCACCGTCGGCGACGAATCCATCGCGGACGTGTGCGACATGGCGGTCGAACACAGTCTTGACTGGATCAACAATCTGCAGCTCGAAGGCTCCGCCGCGCAGATCGCGGGAGAGGTGGTCAAGGAAATCCGTGCACGATTGGGCTTTCTCAACGATGTCGGTCTGAACTACCTGACGTTGTCACGAGCCGCCAAGACATTGTCCGGCGGCGAGGCGCAGCGCATTCGTCTGGCCACGCAGATCGGCTCGGGTCTGGTCGGCGTGATGTACGTGCTCGATGAGCCTTCCATCGGGCTGCATCAACGTGACAACGAGCGTCTGATCACCACGTTGCATCATCTCCGCGACCTCGGCAACACGCTGATCGTCGTCGAGCATGACGAAGACACCATCACGAACGCCGACTGGGTGATCGATATCGGTCCCGGCGCAGGAGAACATGGCGGGGAAGTCGTATATTCCGGCCCCGCCAGAAAACTCACCGACGCGCCGAGGTCCATCACTGGCGACTACCTTGCCGGACGTCGTGAGATCACGGTGCCCGAATCACGTCGCAAGGTGCGCAAGACCAAGCAGCTGCGCGTGGTGGGTGCCCGTGAAAACAATCTCAAGGATCTGACGGTGAACTTTCCGTTGGGAGTGTTCACCTGTGTGACGGGCGTTTCCGGATCGGGAAAATCCACGCTGGTCAACCAGATTCTCTATCCGGTCCTCGCGGACAAGCTCAACGGCGCACGTATCGTGCCTGGCAAATACACCCGTGTGGAAGGCGTCGATCAGTGCGACAAGGTGATCCATGTCGACCAGAATCCGATTGGACGCACCCCGCGCTCCAATCCGGCCACCTATACCGGCGTATGGGACAAGATTCGCACCCTGTTCGCCAAAACGCCCGAAGCGCAGGTGCGCGGATACGGTCCGGGACGATTCTCGTTCAATGTCAAGGGCGGTCGATGCGAAGCCTGCCATGGAGACGGTACGCTGAAAATCGAGATGAACTTCCTGCCGGATGTCTACGTTGACTGCGAGGAATGTCATGGCAAGCGCTACAACCGTGAGACCCTCGAGGTGAAGTACAATGGCAAATCCGTCGCCGACGTACTCGATATGCCCATCGAGGAGGCCGCTCGATTCTTCAAGGCGTATCCTTCCATCTCGCGTTATCTCGATACCTTGGTGCAGGTCGGCCTCGGATATATTCGCCTTGGACAGCCGGCCCCGACGCTGTCCGGCGGCGAATCCCAGCGCGTGAAGCTCGCCACTGAGCTGCAACGCCGTTCCACCGGCAAAACCGTGTACATTCTCGATGAGCCGACCACCGGCCTGCATTTCGAGGATGTGCGCAAACTGTTGCTCGTGCTCCAAGGATTGGTGGACAAAGGCAACACCGTCATTGTGATCGAACACAATCTCGATGTGGTGAAATCAGCGGATTGGATCATCGATCTGGGACCCGAGGGCGGTGACGGCGGCGGCACCATCGTCACCGAGGGAACGCCGGAGCAGGTCATCCAATGCGAGCGGTCCTGGACCGGCAAGTTCCTCAAAGGCATGCTGCGGGCATGATGATCGAACGACATAGTCCGGAGGTTTGGAGGAAAACGGCTGCGAGTCTGCGGGATGACGCTTCATATGCCATGGAAGGTGATGGCAGGGGAGTGAACAGGAACGGAGCTCCCCTGTTGGGAGACACGCGTGACCTGTTCAGGCCGAAACCATCGGATATTCCGGCACGGCCGGGCGTCTATAAATGGCGTGACGGAGAAGGTCGCGTCATCTATGTCGGCAAGGCGAAGAACCTGCGCAACCGTCTGGCCAACTACTTCCAACCGCTCTACCAATTGCATCCGCGCACGCAGACCATGGTGCTCACCGCACGTAGCCTCGAGTGGACCGTGGTCGGCACCGAACTGGAGTCGTTGACGCTGGAATACACGTGGATCAAGGAGTTCGATCCGCGGTTCAACGTGGTGTTCCGTGATGACAAGACGTATCCATATCTGGCGATTTCATCAGGGGAACGGGTTCCCCGCGTATGGATCACCCGCAGCCGCAAGCGTCGTGACACCAGATATTTCGGCCCCTATGCGAAAGTATGGGACCTGCGGCACAGTCTCGACCGATTGTTGAAGACGTTCCCCGTACGCACCTGTTCGCAGAGCGTCTACCACAAGGCCGAAGTCACGAACCGGCCATGTCTGCTGGCCTCCATCGGCAAATGTTCGGCGCCATGCGTCGGACGCATCGGCGTGGATGAACATCGTGCAATGAGCGAACAGCTTGTCGGTGTGCTCACCGGTCGAATCGGCAAATCGTACATCGCGCAGCTTACGCGAGAGATGAAGGCGGCCAGCGCCGAACTCGAATTCGAACAAGCGGCCCGGTTGCGTGATCAGATCCAGATGTTGCAGACGGTCATCGAACAGAACGCCGTGGTGTTCGACTCCGACGTCGACGCTGACATCTTCGGCATCGACTCCGACGAACTCGAAGCTTCCGTGCACGCATTCTTCGTACGCGCCGGCTCGATCCGAGGCGAGCGCAACTGGAGTGTGGAACGGGTGGAGGATATTGGCGACGAGGAGCTAATCGCCGACCTGATCATGCAGGTGTATTCGGAAGCGACGGGAGAGGCCGGCCTGAATATTGAGCATGAGACGGTGACGCAGGGTACCGTCATCTCCGAACGGCGCAATGCCATCGGATCCACGCAGTCCATAACCGCCACCGACGCCATTGCCCGGGCGCAGGCCACCCGTGAGCGTAACGAACGGCAGGAGCAGACCGGCCGGGCCGACCTGCTCGCTCCGATTGCGCCGGTGCCACGAGAGGTCGTCGTACCGATCGAACCGGCACGGCGTGAAGACCTCGAACGATGGTTGAGTGGCCTGCGCGGATCGGCAGTGACCATTCGTGTGGCCAGCCGAGGCGACAAGAAGCAGCTTATGGACCGTGCCAGCGACAACGCCAGACAGGCGATGCAGCGCAGCAAGATGAGCCGCATCAGCGATATGGGCGCGCGTACCACCGCCATGAACGATGTAGCCAAGGCCCTGGGCCTCGAACAGGCGCCGCTGCGCATTGAATGCTATGACATCTCCAACACCGTCGGAGGCGCCTTCCAGGTCGCTTCGATGGTGGTGTTCGAAGATGCCATCGCAAAGAAGTCCGAATACCGCAGGTTCGCCATCCGCGGCGCGGACGGGCAAGGTGCATTGGACGATTTGAACGCGCTGTATGAAACGCTGACCCGCCGGTTCCGACACGGCAATATCGCGGGCGATACCGGCGAAAGCATGGACAACGAACAACGGGAGGCACGAACATCCCGGACCTGCGAAAATACCGACCCGGGCAACGTTCCCGTCCGGCAGAACACGGACCGTCGCCACTTCGCGTATAAGCCGAATCTCGTGGTGGTCGACGGTGGCAGGCCCCAGGTCATGGCGGCCGCCCGCGCCCTGGAGGATTGCGGCGTCGATGATGTGGCCGTCTGCGGTCTGGCCAAGCGTCTTGAAGAGGTGTGGGTGCCTGACGATGACTATCCGATCATCCTCAAACGTCAATCGGAAGGCATGTACCTGCTGCAACGTGTACGTGACGAATCACATCGTTTCGCCATCACCTATCACCGCCGAACCCGGAGGAAGGGAGCATTGCGATCGGTCCTCGATGATATTCCCGGTATCGGCGAATCCTATCAGAAACGATTGCTCAATCATTTCGGCTCGGTTCGTGCCATGCGTGAG encodes:
- a CDS encoding ATP-binding protein; protein product: MMAGDDMKIIADRWMMESRQIVNWGSYDGYQEFRPSIDAESPVTLLAGASESGKSTLVDAQISLLYPNGTPYNKASNAGRSERNDYTYLRGMIGISDGDNGETQIFLRGRDANGTPQAIWGAIVDTYVNRTTGSTLSCGKFLYLPAGDGKDEVRRRYIAWNRKIDPQIMDRYRDTPFTPSMFKKAYPDCSIFPNASAFHAYIWQEMGLSAEACRLLHKIQSADAPSRLDDIFKQGVLDVPEALRLAQDTVDDYDRFNANFHSMEDKARRVAKLQDIQTQYDAYAKHLTQVREYEAVNPESQQGLETLTLWMRSRMASEVRAGLPAAERKVKQQECDLHEAQERISDVNRQREAIVERIKGIDGGTLQRLSDDLERARRDMQDVRSQRQSIVEKFEGVEGALPSDETSWNAKRDALARSMETFDERMGNLESKRDRLIGERTAASQECAQLRRDYDRKRRQRTRITQAMDEARALIAKAVGLSPDELPYAAELMDVCESDERWRTAMNVTYAPIAQTILVDSRHERGFAAKISAIDPALMIRRTWQFVDVDKSYDCTRNDGWMSSKLQYCEDSPFAGWLKEQTASARLDALCVETIDDAAHERRQVQADGQIKSGVHGFHGIKGMNPIIGFVNEGYLTELKKQLDEAHHRLSDTERRCGMVRKSIDLMHAEKNLADLVANMTWNKIDVVGAETLVENLKRRIEQIEDNPEMTRLAERREEIDRLLDEANARFYHAKSEMQSTQAAVDAEHAWLEAYEGIEFDDDALSGDVSNMLADVYEGCFGGVVHAEDRPKLIAGGNDEIGGHSFETRVGHAMERAMREQNAALGKRAGELRTVVEQSMASYLERYAPDDDSATGGVEDYRFYLEELHSLQMLVTREATDEEYANSLDKLTKNFLQLNRALNTDQENVKDQLERINGMLAGQKFGPRGGRLSIDVEFRPIERAFVSSLKATLNKLDEWFRNDKDDPDATRKAFTSCATFIERVRRELEQVRDVNGIRSYGARNLDPRARSTFYAIVHHDDGPDERISSTGGKSGGALQELTSFIYGAALIYLLGGDVTGSPTYTTLFLDEALIKADGRYTQRALNVLPRLGFQVIVSAPESKTAEILGVSTKAYVAYKDPSVGRSFLQELTSEDIARQEAELHDAIDDMPAAPNDIGPTTATILEQVF
- the uvrC gene encoding excinuclease ABC subunit UvrC, producing MMIERHSPEVWRKTAASLRDDASYAMEGDGRGVNRNGAPLLGDTRDLFRPKPSDIPARPGVYKWRDGEGRVIYVGKAKNLRNRLANYFQPLYQLHPRTQTMVLTARSLEWTVVGTELESLTLEYTWIKEFDPRFNVVFRDDKTYPYLAISSGERVPRVWITRSRKRRDTRYFGPYAKVWDLRHSLDRLLKTFPVRTCSQSVYHKAEVTNRPCLLASIGKCSAPCVGRIGVDEHRAMSEQLVGVLTGRIGKSYIAQLTREMKAASAELEFEQAARLRDQIQMLQTVIEQNAVVFDSDVDADIFGIDSDELEASVHAFFVRAGSIRGERNWSVERVEDIGDEELIADLIMQVYSEATGEAGLNIEHETVTQGTVISERRNAIGSTQSITATDAIARAQATRERNERQEQTGRADLLAPIAPVPREVVVPIEPARREDLERWLSGLRGSAVTIRVASRGDKKQLMDRASDNARQAMQRSKMSRISDMGARTTAMNDVAKALGLEQAPLRIECYDISNTVGGAFQVASMVVFEDAIAKKSEYRRFAIRGADGQGALDDLNALYETLTRRFRHGNIAGDTGESMDNEQREARTSRTCENTDPGNVPVRQNTDRRHFAYKPNLVVVDGGRPQVMAAARALEDCGVDDVAVCGLAKRLEEVWVPDDDYPIILKRQSEGMYLLQRVRDESHRFAITYHRRTRRKGALRSVLDDIPGIGESYQKRLLNHFGSVRAMREASVEDFEQVKGIGRAKAESIYHALHAQDQDRERSENIPKDGTK
- the uvrA gene encoding excinuclease ABC subunit UvrA — encoded protein: MTSDAFLAREIKKAPMKAENGSLVADLKHLPNDLKIVIQGAREHNLRNVDLEFPRNRMVVFTGLSGSGKSSLAFDTLFAEGQRRYVESLSAYARQFLGQMDKPDVDFIEGLSPAVSIDQKTTNRNPRSTVGTITEVYDYLRLLFARTGIPHCPECGSLVSAQTPQQMVDALLTYPERTRFQILAPVVRGRKGEFEDLLELLRGDGYARALIDGEMRQLSDDIKLAKQKKHTIEVVVDRLVVKDGIRQRLTDSVETALKLAKGVIVADFVDLDEKDPDRRKPFSEKRACPNGHQLELDEIEPRTFSFNAPYGACPVCTGIGYKLEIDPELVIPDPDKTLNEGAIEPWGLTKGTGEYYRHVLEGLGDEMGFNLDTPWKKLPEEVRHAIMYGRDFKVQVSYRNRWGRMREYSTGFEGVVRTLMRRHDETDSDQMKQYYESYMREVPCQACHGRRLRPEVLAVTVGDESIADVCDMAVEHSLDWINNLQLEGSAAQIAGEVVKEIRARLGFLNDVGLNYLTLSRAAKTLSGGEAQRIRLATQIGSGLVGVMYVLDEPSIGLHQRDNERLITTLHHLRDLGNTLIVVEHDEDTITNADWVIDIGPGAGEHGGEVVYSGPARKLTDAPRSITGDYLAGRREITVPESRRKVRKTKQLRVVGARENNLKDLTVNFPLGVFTCVTGVSGSGKSTLVNQILYPVLADKLNGARIVPGKYTRVEGVDQCDKVIHVDQNPIGRTPRSNPATYTGVWDKIRTLFAKTPEAQVRGYGPGRFSFNVKGGRCEACHGDGTLKIEMNFLPDVYVDCEECHGKRYNRETLEVKYNGKSVADVLDMPIEEAARFFKAYPSISRYLDTLVQVGLGYIRLGQPAPTLSGGESQRVKLATELQRRSTGKTVYILDEPTTGLHFEDVRKLLLVLQGLVDKGNTVIVIEHNLDVVKSADWIIDLGPEGGDGGGTIVTEGTPEQVIQCERSWTGKFLKGMLRA